The Archangium lipolyticum genome window below encodes:
- a CDS encoding MarR family winged helix-turn-helix transcriptional regulator, with protein MDRAMKAAEQWRGERPDIETGPMVVLGRLLEAAHRIAQERLNPLFAEYGLQPGEFDVLATLRRSGAPYELTPTALYDAAMISSGSMTNRIDRLEKAGLVKRRPHPTDRRGTLVALAPKGLDVIERAIGPHVRNQQMILSVLTKSEQEQLSNLLAKLITAERNPSSR; from the coding sequence ATGGATCGCGCGATGAAGGCGGCCGAGCAGTGGCGAGGGGAACGGCCAGATATCGAAACGGGACCCATGGTGGTGCTGGGCCGCTTGCTCGAAGCGGCGCACCGTATTGCCCAGGAGCGACTCAATCCGCTCTTCGCCGAGTACGGGCTCCAACCTGGAGAGTTCGATGTCCTGGCGACCTTGAGGCGGAGCGGCGCCCCCTATGAGCTGACGCCAACCGCGTTATACGATGCCGCGATGATCTCCTCCGGAAGCATGACCAACCGCATCGACCGGCTGGAGAAGGCGGGGTTGGTCAAGCGCAGACCGCATCCAACCGACCGCCGGGGGACACTGGTCGCGCTGGCGCCCAAAGGGCTGGATGTGATTGAACGCGCCATTGGCCCGCACGTACGAAACCAACAGATGATCCTGAGCGTCCTCACGAAGAGCGAACAGGAACAACTTTCCAATCTTCTGGCAAAACTCATCACCGCGGAGCGGAATCCTTCATCCAGATGA
- a CDS encoding DUF5110 domain-containing protein codes for MPVFVKSGGMVPTRSKDVTNDVQNPLDAVTLTVAAGATGHASLFEDDGTTSDRKQSTSTDIRYTEGGQLAALRVDGPRRAWVWTWPTGTGRARLPRVSF; via the coding sequence ATGCCGGTGTTCGTCAAGTCCGGCGGGATGGTGCCCACGCGCAGCAAGGACGTCACCAACGACGTCCAGAACCCGCTGGACGCGGTCACGCTCACGGTGGCGGCGGGCGCGACGGGGCACGCCAGCCTCTTCGAGGACGACGGCACGACCTCCGACCGCAAGCAGAGCACCAGCACGGACATCCGCTACACCGAGGGCGGCCAGCTCGCGGCGCTCCGTGTCGACGGCCCTCGACGAGCCTGGGTTTGGACGTGGCCTACCGGTACAGGTAGGGCGCGTTTGCCCCGGGTCAGCTTCTGA
- a CDS encoding aldo/keto reductase, producing MADSRKLGNGGPVVFPIALGSEALAHGDGMRVLHEAIERGVELLDTADFYGAGGDEQLIGRAIEGRRDKVKLSVKFGGLRSPDGTFVGLDARPTSVKNFLSYSLKRLGVDHIDVYRPARLDPVVPIEDTIGAIADLVKAGYVRHIGLSEMGADTLRRAHAVHPISDLQIEYSLFSRKPEQSVFPVLSELGIGVTAYGVLAHGLLSGKARPADRTGHRTHLPWFHPGNFEQNVKLVDALSRIAAEKAVATSQLAIAWALARRKDLVPVVGARTVAQLSETLAALSIELSAEDLARIEAAVPREAVAGTRYLPRLMELLDSEREPRGLR from the coding sequence ATGGCGGATTCGAGAAAGCTGGGCAACGGCGGACCGGTGGTCTTTCCCATCGCACTCGGCTCGGAGGCGCTCGCCCACGGTGACGGCATGCGGGTGCTCCACGAGGCGATCGAGCGCGGAGTCGAGCTGCTCGACACCGCCGATTTCTACGGCGCGGGCGGTGACGAGCAGCTGATCGGCAGGGCGATCGAGGGCCGTCGCGACAAGGTGAAGCTGTCGGTGAAGTTCGGGGGGCTTCGCTCTCCCGACGGGACGTTCGTCGGTCTCGATGCGCGGCCGACGTCGGTGAAGAACTTCCTCTCGTATTCACTCAAGCGGCTGGGCGTCGATCACATCGACGTCTATCGCCCGGCTCGGCTCGATCCGGTGGTGCCCATCGAAGACACCATCGGTGCCATCGCCGACCTGGTGAAGGCCGGGTACGTGCGGCACATCGGACTGTCCGAGATGGGCGCGGACACCCTCCGCCGTGCGCACGCCGTGCATCCGATCAGCGACCTGCAGATCGAATACTCGCTGTTCAGTCGCAAGCCCGAGCAGAGCGTCTTTCCCGTATTGAGCGAGCTCGGCATCGGGGTGACGGCGTACGGTGTGCTCGCGCACGGCCTCCTGAGCGGCAAGGCGAGACCTGCGGACCGGACAGGGCATCGAACGCACCTGCCGTGGTTCCACCCGGGGAACTTCGAGCAGAACGTGAAGCTCGTCGACGCGCTGTCGAGGATCGCGGCCGAGAAGGCGGTCGCCACGTCGCAGCTGGCGATCGCCTGGGCGCTGGCGCGGCGGAAGGACCTGGTGCCGGTCGTCGGCGCGCGGACCGTGGCCCAGCTCTCGGAGACCCTGGCGGCGCTGAGCATCGAGCTCAGTGCGGAAGACCTTGCGAGGATTGAGGCCGCCGTTCCGCGAGAGGCAGTCGCCGGAACGCGGTACCTGCCACGGTTGATGGAGCTGCTCGACAGCGAACGTGAGCCGCGAGGTCTCCGATGA
- a CDS encoding MFS transporter: protein MSKFGKSSLLLLIAIVLVGLNLRPALASIGPLLDAIQRAIGLTDTRASLLTTIPVFLMGACALSAYRLRRLTGERYGILLGIAVIGLACAGRAGVSTGAGLVGTAVAAGIGIAIVQALLPAFIRRCFAERAGGVMGYYSTAIMGGAVSASVLSPRLASHFGWVAALASWCLPALLAAGAWMLATRGAGHSVVITEATRTPFSRSPRAWLLALFFGLGTGAYTLVLAWLPPYYTGLGWAPVDAGELLGVVTLAEVVAGLAVSFWIDRLPDRRPALLSAILSLFVGLLCLLITPLQLALPSAILMGLGIGALFPLSLIVAMDHASDPRQAGELAAFVQGSGYLIAATFPFIAGVLRQHMASLSLAWVLMAGLSLVLVGIALRFSPASYARMSG from the coding sequence ATGTCGAAGTTCGGGAAAAGCTCCTTGTTGTTGCTCATCGCCATCGTCCTGGTTGGCTTGAATCTGCGTCCGGCGCTTGCGTCCATCGGGCCGCTTCTCGACGCGATTCAACGGGCGATCGGCCTCACCGACACACGCGCGAGTCTGCTGACCACCATTCCAGTCTTTCTCATGGGGGCCTGTGCGCTCAGCGCCTATCGCCTGCGGCGGCTGACGGGTGAGCGTTACGGTATCCTGCTCGGAATCGCTGTCATCGGGTTGGCGTGCGCGGGGCGCGCCGGGGTCTCTACCGGCGCGGGGCTGGTCGGAACGGCTGTGGCCGCTGGAATCGGGATCGCCATTGTGCAGGCATTGCTGCCGGCCTTCATCAGACGCTGTTTCGCTGAAAGGGCCGGCGGAGTCATGGGTTACTACTCGACCGCGATCATGGGAGGAGCTGTATCCGCGAGCGTGCTGTCCCCGCGTCTGGCCAGCCACTTCGGGTGGGTGGCGGCGTTGGCGAGCTGGTGCCTTCCCGCCCTGCTCGCGGCAGGAGCGTGGATGCTGGCAACTCGTGGAGCGGGACACTCCGTTGTCATCACCGAAGCAACCAGGACACCGTTTTCCCGCAGTCCACGCGCCTGGCTCCTCGCGCTGTTCTTCGGGCTTGGCACTGGCGCCTACACGCTCGTTCTTGCGTGGCTTCCTCCCTACTACACGGGCCTGGGGTGGGCTCCGGTGGACGCAGGAGAATTGCTCGGCGTGGTGACGCTCGCCGAAGTCGTCGCGGGTCTTGCTGTGTCCTTCTGGATCGACCGCCTGCCAGATCGACGGCCCGCCCTCCTCTCTGCGATTCTGTCGCTGTTCGTCGGCCTGCTCTGTCTGCTCATCACCCCCCTTCAATTGGCCTTGCCGTCCGCCATCTTGATGGGGCTCGGCATCGGCGCGCTGTTCCCCTTGTCATTGATTGTCGCGATGGACCATGCGAGCGATCCCCGCCAGGCCGGTGAGCTCGCCGCCTTCGTGCAGGGGAGCGGATATCTGATCGCCGCGACGTTCCCCTTCATTGCCGGCGTTCTCCGGCAACACATGGCCAGTCTCAGCCTGGCCTGGGTGCTGATGGCGGGTCTCTCTCTCGTGCTCGTCGGAATCGCCCTGCGCTTCTCGCCTGCGTCATACGCCCGGATGAGCGGGTAA
- a CDS encoding PKD domain-containing protein yields MTLPFRQRWASFWLATLFLLGCNQTTPPAAEPRPAVVGANAFTAFDAWTERYLRTDAAARSSLVPEGESLAMTRREALSALISAAPREALRHEVAFHVRGEMPEQVLRHLEQPVSGMGDLNVLSALPPEGTSEQQEHVERFVTLAGRTYRAFVYGWRLDQPSQENIPLHGMVLDERMAVSDSPVRVLAPEESVQGLPVRLDTSCAGRSVSAGGGLRVHAGDVVMVLCEQQRLSVLSESLKDKSREQERSALGVSQLSAWTEGHKRVLLILVDFSDLPGEPVSASTVQTLIDTTVSNYLKASSYGRTTVGATVTPVLRMPETAAFYKNDRAALQRHAREAALAAGWDTAGYELDIIGFKKIYSDWAGLATVGNKGQWVNGEFSFRVIAHELGHNLGLRHANAWVPTNGLSIGEGTNQDYGHPFDTMGLNGTPKYDFNTWFKTLLGWVEPTQVQTVTASGTYRLYALEPSGSSTYALRIPRSSGTKSYWVDFRQSVTANRWFMNGVSINWGYTTPQASHLLDMTPGSPSGRNDSALVIGRTFSDENAGIHVTPVRLGGTQPQSLDVVVNLGSFPGNRAPQLSVSASATAVPLNGSVTFTATAQDPDGDALAYYWDFGDDTFGTNSPTVSRTFNATRDYRVRCTVTDMKGRTASASVLVKVGAPSSFVLSGRVTHGGLPLADVRISDGTGTRVTYTDSDGRYALAHVPSGNHTLNANRYGYTLTRGFTVPVAVSGAQTGLDFTATAISGYTIQGRVMHGGIGVAGVRVSDGTRSAVTNSTGDYSLEGVLDGFHTLTATLEGWQFIPQGFTQPIEVQGGTVTGKNFTSSGWYAYGTISGATGPATISDGLRTTTSYYSSGQGIWRYSLGPIPAGQWTLTASIPGAVVEPANFTNPITLTASRGALDFVVTGTVAASPR; encoded by the coding sequence ATGACCCTGCCGTTCCGCCAAAGGTGGGCGAGTTTCTGGCTCGCCACCCTGTTCCTCCTGGGCTGTAACCAGACAACCCCTCCGGCCGCCGAGCCCCGTCCCGCCGTGGTGGGCGCCAATGCATTCACGGCGTTCGATGCCTGGACGGAGCGTTACCTGAGAACGGATGCCGCGGCCCGGTCATCCCTCGTGCCCGAAGGCGAATCCCTCGCAATGACACGCAGGGAGGCCCTCTCGGCGCTCATCTCCGCGGCTCCCCGTGAGGCGCTGCGGCACGAGGTGGCCTTCCATGTGCGCGGGGAGATGCCAGAGCAGGTGCTGCGGCACCTGGAGCAGCCCGTCAGCGGCATGGGCGATCTCAACGTCCTCAGCGCCCTGCCCCCCGAGGGCACCTCGGAGCAGCAAGAGCACGTCGAGCGGTTCGTGACGCTCGCGGGCCGGACGTACCGGGCCTTCGTGTATGGCTGGCGGCTGGACCAGCCGAGCCAGGAGAACATCCCGCTGCACGGCATGGTGCTCGACGAGCGCATGGCGGTGAGTGACAGCCCGGTGCGGGTGCTGGCTCCGGAAGAGAGCGTACAAGGACTGCCGGTTCGGTTGGACACCTCGTGCGCTGGAAGGAGCGTGAGCGCCGGGGGTGGCCTGCGCGTGCATGCCGGAGACGTGGTGATGGTGCTGTGCGAGCAGCAGCGCCTGTCCGTGCTCAGCGAGTCCTTGAAGGACAAGAGCCGTGAGCAGGAGCGCTCGGCGCTCGGCGTCTCACAGCTCTCCGCCTGGACGGAGGGCCACAAGCGCGTGCTCCTCATCCTGGTGGACTTCAGCGACCTGCCCGGTGAGCCCGTCTCCGCCAGCACAGTGCAAACGCTCATCGACACGACCGTGAGCAACTACCTCAAGGCCAGCTCCTACGGGCGCACCACGGTCGGGGCCACCGTGACGCCGGTGTTGCGGATGCCCGAGACGGCCGCCTTCTACAAGAACGACCGAGCGGCCCTGCAACGGCACGCGCGGGAAGCCGCGCTGGCCGCGGGCTGGGACACGGCCGGGTACGAGCTGGACATCATCGGGTTCAAGAAGATCTACAGCGACTGGGCCGGGCTCGCCACCGTGGGGAACAAGGGGCAATGGGTCAACGGGGAGTTTTCCTTCCGGGTGATCGCGCACGAGTTGGGGCACAACCTCGGCCTGCGTCACGCCAACGCCTGGGTGCCGACGAATGGACTGAGCATCGGTGAAGGCACGAACCAGGACTACGGCCACCCGTTCGACACCATGGGTTTGAACGGCACGCCGAAGTACGACTTCAATACCTGGTTCAAGACGTTGCTCGGGTGGGTCGAGCCCACGCAAGTACAGACGGTGACGGCCAGCGGCACCTACCGCCTCTACGCACTCGAGCCCTCCGGTTCCAGCACGTATGCACTGCGGATTCCGCGCTCCAGTGGCACGAAGAGCTACTGGGTGGACTTCCGCCAGTCCGTCACCGCGAACCGCTGGTTCATGAACGGGGTCTCCATCAACTGGGGCTATACGACGCCCCAGGCGAGCCATCTGCTCGACATGACACCCGGCAGCCCCAGCGGCCGGAACGACTCCGCGCTCGTCATCGGTAGGACCTTCTCCGACGAGAACGCCGGCATCCACGTCACGCCGGTGCGCCTCGGAGGCACGCAGCCCCAGTCCCTGGATGTCGTGGTGAACCTCGGCAGCTTCCCGGGCAACCGCGCGCCCCAGCTCTCCGTGAGCGCGAGCGCCACCGCGGTGCCGCTCAATGGCTCCGTCACCTTCACCGCCACGGCGCAGGATCCGGATGGAGACGCACTCGCCTACTACTGGGACTTCGGGGATGACACCTTCGGGACCAACAGCCCCACCGTCTCCCGCACCTTCAATGCCACGCGGGACTACCGCGTCCGGTGCACGGTGACGGACATGAAGGGCCGGACCGCCAGTGCCTCCGTCCTGGTGAAGGTGGGTGCGCCAAGCTCCTTCGTCCTCTCCGGTCGGGTGACGCACGGGGGTCTTCCGCTCGCGGACGTACGTATCTCGGATGGCACCGGCACTCGCGTCACGTACACCGACTCGGATGGCAGGTATGCGCTCGCCCACGTTCCCTCGGGCAACCACACCCTGAACGCCAACCGCTACGGTTACACCCTCACGCGCGGATTCACCGTGCCGGTGGCGGTGTCTGGCGCTCAGACGGGCCTGGACTTCACCGCCACGGCCATCTCCGGCTACACCATCCAGGGCCGGGTGATGCACGGAGGAATCGGAGTGGCCGGAGTGCGCGTGAGCGATGGCACCCGTTCCGCGGTGACGAACAGCACCGGGGATTACTCCCTGGAAGGCGTGCTGGACGGCTTCCACACGCTCACGGCCACGCTGGAGGGGTGGCAGTTCATCCCGCAGGGCTTCACCCAGCCCATCGAGGTCCAGGGCGGCACCGTCACGGGGAAGAACTTCACCTCCAGCGGCTGGTACGCCTACGGCACCATCTCCGGGGCCACCGGGCCCGCCACCATCTCCGATGGGCTGAGGACCACCACCTCCTACTACAGCTCGGGACAGGGCATCTGGAGGTACAGCCTGGGTCCCATTCCGGCGGGGCAGTGGACGCTGACCGCCTCCATCCCGGGTGCGGTGGTCGAGCCGGCGAACTTCACCAATCCCATCACCCTCACGGCCTCCAGGGGCGCCCTCGACTTCGTGGTCACCGGGACGGTCGCTGCCTCGCCACGATAG
- a CDS encoding RCC1 domain-containing protein encodes MRASPLRAARASVRVAAGSTHSLSVRQDGTVWAAGGNSAGQLGDGTTSPRQVPVRVRGSSGVVAVAAGGGHSLALRSDGSVWAWGDNSSGQLGDGSFANRVEPVRVQDLSGVVAVAAGAGHSLAVCSDGTVWAWGNNSSGQLGDGSFDNRAVPVRVQGLSGGVAVAAGVGHSLAVRSDGTLWAWGDNLSGQLGNMSVELNTSQPVQVQRVTGGVAVSAGANHSLAVSADGSVWAWGDNSYGQLGIDRTTFGLWIPGRIPQVRGSVAVAAGDNHSLAVRDDGTVWTWGYNGHGQLGDGTLVDNSGPEQLRGLVGVVAVAAGSNHSLAVGDDGSVWAWGSNAEGQRGDGTTGQLSAPTQVPGVSGVVGVAANTFHSLAVSADGTAWAWGYNRSGQLGNGTTRNSPAPVRVEGLEGVVAVAAGSSHSLALLGDGTVWSWGDNTFGQLGDGTRASRSVPARVPGLQGVVAVSAGGHHSLALLADGTVWAWGYNLNGQLGDGTKTYRYVPVAVKGLEGVVAVAAGGNHSLAVRSDGTAWAWGENVKGQLGDGSLASRLAPVEVKAAGKVEAVAAVYGFSLAVGSDGFPWSWGDNSSGQLGDGTTTSRSVPMPVQGPGEVVAVAAGSSHSLALSADGGVWAWGHNARGQVGDGTLDRRLAPVRVQGLCGVVALAAGGAFSLAVRDDGTVWTWGDNAFGQLGNAPPVYATLVVRSLLD; translated from the coding sequence ATGCGCGCCTCTCCCCTGCGGGCCGCGCGGGCATCGGTCCGCGTCGCGGCGGGAAGCACTCATTCCCTGTCAGTGCGCCAGGATGGCACGGTCTGGGCCGCGGGCGGCAACTCCGCGGGCCAGTTGGGAGATGGGACCACGAGCCCTCGCCAGGTACCGGTGCGGGTGCGAGGCTCGAGCGGAGTGGTGGCCGTGGCCGCGGGCGGCGGACACTCGCTGGCGCTGCGCTCCGACGGCTCCGTGTGGGCCTGGGGGGACAATTCCTCCGGACAGCTGGGGGACGGGTCCTTCGCCAACCGTGTCGAGCCCGTGCGAGTTCAAGACTTGAGCGGGGTGGTGGCCGTGGCCGCGGGGGCGGGCCACTCGTTGGCGGTGTGCTCCGATGGCACCGTGTGGGCCTGGGGCAACAATTCCTCCGGCCAGTTGGGGGACGGGTCCTTCGACAACCGTGCCGTGCCGGTACGGGTGCAAGGCTTGAGCGGGGGAGTGGCCGTGGCCGCGGGTGTGGGCCACTCGCTGGCGGTGCGTTCCGACGGAACCCTGTGGGCCTGGGGTGACAACCTCTCTGGCCAGTTGGGCAACATGAGCGTCGAGCTCAACACGTCCCAGCCGGTGCAGGTGCAACGGGTGACCGGAGGGGTGGCCGTGTCCGCTGGCGCCAACCACTCGCTGGCGGTGAGCGCCGATGGCTCCGTGTGGGCCTGGGGGGACAACAGCTACGGCCAGCTCGGAATTGACCGCACCACGTTCGGGCTGTGGATTCCGGGGCGGATCCCACAGGTGCGCGGGAGCGTGGCCGTGGCCGCTGGCGACAACCACTCGCTGGCGGTGCGAGACGACGGCACCGTGTGGACCTGGGGCTACAACGGCCATGGCCAGCTGGGGGATGGCACCCTGGTCGACAACTCCGGGCCGGAGCAACTGCGAGGGCTGGTAGGCGTGGTGGCCGTGGCCGCGGGCAGCAACCACTCGCTGGCGGTGGGCGACGACGGCTCCGTGTGGGCTTGGGGCTCCAACGCGGAGGGCCAGCGGGGGGATGGGACCACGGGCCAGCTCTCCGCGCCGACGCAGGTGCCCGGGGTGAGCGGAGTGGTGGGCGTGGCCGCGAACACCTTCCACTCGCTGGCGGTGAGCGCCGACGGCACCGCGTGGGCCTGGGGCTACAACAGGAGTGGCCAGCTCGGAAATGGCACCACACGCAACAGCCCGGCTCCCGTGCGGGTGGAGGGGCTGGAAGGGGTGGTGGCCGTGGCCGCGGGCAGCAGCCACTCGCTGGCGCTGCTTGGCGATGGCACCGTGTGGTCCTGGGGCGACAACACCTTTGGCCAGCTCGGGGATGGCACCAGGGCCAGCCGCTCCGTGCCAGCACGGGTGCCAGGGCTGCAAGGGGTGGTGGCCGTGAGCGCGGGCGGTCACCACTCGCTGGCGCTGTTGGCCGATGGCACCGTGTGGGCCTGGGGTTACAACTTGAACGGCCAGCTGGGGGATGGCACCAAGACGTACCGCTACGTGCCGGTGGCGGTGAAGGGGCTGGAAGGGGTGGTGGCCGTGGCCGCGGGCGGTAACCACTCGTTGGCGGTGCGCTCCGACGGCACCGCATGGGCCTGGGGGGAGAACGTCAAGGGTCAACTCGGGGATGGCTCCCTGGCCAGTCGCCTGGCGCCCGTGGAAGTGAAGGCAGCGGGCAAGGTCGAGGCCGTGGCCGCGGTCTATGGCTTCTCGCTGGCGGTGGGCTCCGACGGCTTCCCGTGGTCCTGGGGCGACAACAGCTCCGGCCAGCTGGGGGATGGCACCACGACCTCTCGCTCGGTGCCGATGCCTGTGCAAGGGCCGGGCGAGGTGGTGGCCGTGGCCGCGGGCAGCAGCCACTCGCTGGCGCTGAGCGCCGATGGTGGCGTGTGGGCCTGGGGCCACAATGCCCGGGGGCAGGTGGGGGATGGCACCTTGGACCGGCGCCTCGCGCCCGTTCGGGTGCAGGGCTTGTGCGGCGTGGTGGCCCTGGCCGCGGGTGGTGCCTTCTCGCTGGCGGTGCGCGACGATGGCACCGTGTGGACCTGGGGTGACAACGCCTTCGGCCAGCTCGGCAATGCTCCGCCCGTGTATGCGACCCTGGTCGTTCGCTCCCTGCTGGATTGA
- a CDS encoding DJ-1/PfpI family protein produces the protein MQRLHALLPALCLATAALAAEPTASPQRPKAPISVAFVLAAGAEVVDFAGPWGVFQYVNVPGGSGPAYKLFTVAETKQPVKVSGGLTVLPDFSFGNAPMPDVVVVPALGAEPSPAVLAWLKKVSAHTELTMSVCTGAFVLAAAGLLDGKQVTTHHSALGLLASSYPAVDVKRGARFVDSGRVATAGGLTSGIDLALHVVDRSFGRKVAEATATQLEYQGLGWKDPASNAAFAQRAVSTAEHPLCPVCEMEVDPKHAPALDHEGQHYLFCSEGCRKAFQKAPKYFER, from the coding sequence ATGCAACGACTTCATGCCTTGCTCCCGGCCCTGTGTCTGGCCACTGCCGCGCTCGCCGCCGAACCCACCGCTTCCCCGCAGCGGCCGAAGGCCCCCATCTCTGTCGCCTTCGTGCTCGCGGCGGGCGCCGAGGTGGTCGACTTCGCGGGCCCGTGGGGTGTATTCCAATACGTGAACGTGCCCGGCGGTTCAGGCCCGGCGTACAAGCTCTTCACCGTGGCGGAGACGAAGCAGCCCGTGAAGGTCTCGGGCGGACTCACGGTGTTGCCCGATTTCAGCTTTGGCAATGCGCCCATGCCCGACGTGGTCGTCGTCCCGGCCCTTGGGGCGGAGCCCTCGCCCGCGGTGCTCGCCTGGCTCAAGAAGGTCAGCGCCCACACGGAGTTGACCATGTCTGTGTGCACCGGCGCCTTCGTGCTCGCGGCGGCGGGGCTCCTCGACGGCAAGCAGGTCACCACGCATCATTCGGCACTCGGCCTGCTCGCATCCAGCTACCCGGCGGTCGACGTCAAGCGGGGCGCCCGCTTCGTGGACTCCGGCCGGGTCGCGACCGCCGGTGGACTCACCTCGGGCATCGATCTGGCGCTGCACGTGGTGGATCGCTCCTTCGGGCGCAAGGTGGCCGAAGCGACCGCCACCCAGCTGGAATACCAGGGGCTTGGCTGGAAGGATCCCGCGAGCAACGCCGCCTTCGCGCAGCGGGCCGTGTCCACCGCGGAGCACCCGCTGTGCCCGGTCTGCGAGATGGAAGTCGACCCGAAGCACGCCCCGGCACTCGACCATGAAGGGCAGCACTACCTGTTTTGCTCGGAGGGCTGCCGGAAGGCGTTCCAGAAGGCGCCGAAATACTTCGAGCGGTGA
- a CDS encoding TetR/AcrR family transcriptional regulator has translation MPRTGSSPAELKTRAIDVALARIRTQGFEKVRLTDIARELGISHVALYAYFESKEALLDAVLERWLGETTSELEKVCASNRKASQKLEQWFVAQYAMKRDRALNDRETYAAFETATAVKKPFVQAYLEQRTRQLVGLLEEAGDPSPQRHAEVLLDGTAGFFHPRLILETAEKNREPELKRVLQTLLRGLAAAK, from the coding sequence ATGCCTCGAACCGGATCGTCCCCCGCTGAGCTCAAGACCCGCGCCATCGACGTCGCGCTCGCGCGCATCCGCACCCAGGGGTTCGAGAAGGTTCGGCTGACCGACATCGCCCGCGAGCTGGGGATCAGTCACGTCGCGCTCTACGCGTACTTCGAGAGCAAGGAGGCGCTCCTCGACGCGGTGCTCGAGCGGTGGCTGGGGGAGACGACCTCTGAGCTCGAGAAGGTCTGCGCGTCGAATCGAAAGGCGTCGCAGAAGCTCGAACAGTGGTTCGTCGCCCAGTACGCGATGAAGCGAGACCGGGCGCTGAACGATCGCGAGACCTATGCAGCGTTCGAGACGGCCACCGCGGTGAAGAAGCCGTTCGTGCAGGCGTACCTCGAGCAGCGGACCAGGCAGCTCGTCGGTCTGCTCGAGGAAGCCGGAGACCCATCACCGCAGCGCCACGCCGAAGTGCTCCTCGACGGCACGGCGGGGTTCTTCCATCCGCGCTTGATCCTCGAGACCGCAGAGAAGAATCGCGAGCCCGAGCTCAAGCGGGTGCTGCAGACGCTGCTGCGCGGGCTCGCCGCCGCGAAATGA
- a CDS encoding sialidase family protein, translating to MTPSPLRTRTSSCLTPRLLAALALLAAPLCACAPEEQPGSDEPVATNEAALPAGGWRTLMPSGGAPIRTITRRSDGALIGGASTGHGISVWKSTNGGASWTPHGSVANNAAVDFGDVMMLAIPGTRTIYCAFREYANGQWRITVTRSDNDGDSWVYDSTPAGPYSRFVGAPFLFLRANGDLQVYYDSEQLAAQQGYPGHQWIAMQGRSGRTGAWTAYGVVTASRDKRAGALSREGMPTVVQLGGDRIMLVNEGVEPFTTGGARANVIHASQSWDGGRTWDDSLRRTVYQSRIDPVSGRRYNAYVPYAIRVGNGPVGVAFCTDEDKAGSPDLSSAPVDQRNCHVGYVSTTTNFETWSGASPVWTATSRNYTPGLFERAPNDVIAVIDALGDNRVLQR from the coding sequence ATGACTCCGAGTCCTCTCCGCACTCGAACCTCCTCCTGTCTCACGCCACGACTGCTGGCAGCGCTCGCGCTGCTCGCCGCTCCCCTCTGCGCGTGCGCACCCGAGGAGCAGCCCGGCAGCGACGAGCCTGTCGCGACGAACGAGGCGGCGCTCCCGGCCGGGGGCTGGCGAACGCTGATGCCGAGTGGAGGGGCGCCGATCCGCACCATCACCCGCCGTTCGGATGGGGCGCTGATCGGTGGGGCGAGCACGGGCCACGGCATCAGCGTCTGGAAGAGCACCAATGGCGGCGCGAGCTGGACGCCGCACGGCTCCGTGGCCAACAACGCGGCCGTGGACTTCGGCGACGTGATGATGCTCGCCATTCCAGGGACGCGCACCATCTACTGTGCCTTCCGCGAGTACGCCAACGGCCAGTGGCGCATCACCGTCACCCGGAGCGACAACGACGGTGACAGCTGGGTCTACGACAGCACCCCCGCCGGTCCGTACTCCCGCTTCGTGGGCGCGCCGTTCCTCTTCCTGCGCGCGAACGGAGATCTGCAGGTCTACTACGACTCCGAGCAGCTCGCCGCGCAGCAGGGCTACCCCGGTCACCAGTGGATCGCGATGCAGGGCCGCAGCGGCAGGACCGGGGCGTGGACCGCGTATGGCGTCGTCACCGCCTCGCGAGACAAGCGCGCCGGCGCGCTGAGCCGCGAGGGCATGCCCACCGTGGTTCAGCTCGGTGGCGACCGCATCATGCTCGTGAACGAGGGAGTCGAGCCGTTCACGACGGGCGGTGCCCGCGCCAACGTCATTCATGCCAGCCAGTCGTGGGATGGCGGCAGGACGTGGGACGACTCGCTGCGCCGTACCGTCTACCAGTCACGGATCGATCCCGTCTCCGGGCGCCGTTACAACGCGTACGTGCCCTATGCGATCCGCGTCGGCAACGGCCCCGTGGGGGTCGCGTTCTGCACCGACGAGGACAAGGCGGGCTCCCCCGACCTCTCGAGCGCGCCCGTGGACCAGCGCAACTGCCACGTCGGGTACGTCAGCACGACCACCAACTTCGAGACCTGGTCCGGCGCGAGTCCCGTATGGACCGCGACCTCGCGCAACTACACGCCCGGCCTCTTCGAGCGAGCCCCCAACGATGTCATCGCGGTGATCGACGCGCTCGGCGACAACCGCGTCCTGCAGCGGTAG